The sequence AGGAAAGGAATCATGGCAGTTGCAACGGAAAATACCATCTTCGGAGAAACGTCCATAAGATCAATGTTTTTCCTCTGGAATTCGGAAGTTTCTTCACGGAAACGTCCGGAAATATTCTTATGAATGAAATGGCCATCATCATCAAGCGGCTCATTCGCCTGTGCAACCACGAAATTATCTTCTTCGTCAGCAGTCAGGTAAACAACCTCATCAGTAACCACCGGATTCTGGGCATTGGTCTTATCCACTACGCGGTAAGGAGCCTCTACAAATCCGTACTGGTTTACCCTTGCATAAGTAGCGAGGGAGTTGATCAGACCGATGTTAGGACCTTCCGGGGTCTCAATCGGGCACATACGTCCATAATGGGTATAGTGAACGTCTCGAACCTCAAATCCGGCACGGTCTCTGGAAAGACCGCCAGGTCCCAATGCGGATAAACGTCTCTTATGGGTCAGTTCTGCCAGCGGGTTGTTCTGATCCATGAACTGTGACAGCTGGGAACTTCCAAAGAATTCCTTTACTGCTGCTGTGACAGGTTTGATGTTAATCAGCGACTGAGGTGTAATGCCATCCATATCCTGTGTTGTCATTCGTTCCCTGACCACACGCTCCATTCTGGAAAGACCGATACGGTACTGGTTCTGTAAAAGCTCACCGACTGCACGGATTCTACGATTTCCCAAATGGTCGATATCATCAGCCATTCCCACTTCTTCTTCTAAGTGCATGTTGTAATTGATGGAAGCTAAAATATCTTCCTTCGTGATATGCTTAGGAATCAGTTCGTTTATATTTCTGTGAAGGGCTTTTTTAAGAGCCTCATCATCGCCGCTTCCAGCTTCTGCCAGAATTTTTTCAAGAGCAGGATAGAATACTAACTCTGTAATACCCGCTTCCTTTGGATCAAAGTTTACAAAAGAAGTGAGATCAACCATTAAGTTAGAAAGGACCTTTTGCTTACGCTCCACTCCCTCCAGCCATACGAAAGGAACAGCCGCATTCTGAATATCGGTTGCAAGCTGCTTGTCTACTGTGCTTCCAGCCTCAGCTAAAATTTCGCCGGTTGTGGTGTCAACCACATCCTCAGCAAGGACATGGCCTGCAATACGATTTTTAAAATGAAGCTTTTTATTGAATTTATATCTTCCGACCTTTGCGAGATCGTATCTTCTGGGGTCAAAGAACATACTATTTAACAAACTTTCAGCACTATCAACAGATAAAGGTTCACCTGGGCGGATCTTCTTATATAACTCCAATAAGCCATCCTGGTAGTTATCGGACGTATCCTTACCAAAGCTGGCTAATAATTTTGGTTCTTCACCGAACAGTTCAATAATTTCCGCGTTGGTGCCAAAGCCCAGGGCACGGATCAGCACGGTAACCGGAACCTTTCTGGTTCTGTCCACACGAACGTAGAAAATGTCATTGGAGTCTGTTTCATACTCCAGCCATGCACCCCTGTTTGGGATTACCGTACAGGCATAAAGCTCTTTCCCTACCTTGTCATGTTCTATACCATAATATATACCTGGGGAACGTACCAACTGGCTAACAATAACTCGCTCGGCACCGTTGATCACAAAGGAACCGGTATCTGTCATAAGCGGAAGATCACCCATGAAGATCTCATGTTCATTAATCTCATCTTTATCTTTATTGCAAAGCCTTACCTTTACCTTTAAAGGAGCCGCATAAGTTGCATCTCTTTCCTTGCATTCTTCTATTGTGTACTTGAGGTCATCCTTACATAATGTAAAGTTGACAAACTCAAGACTTAAGTGTCCTGCAAAGTCTGCAATCGGAGAGATGTCTTCAAAGACTTCCTTTAATCCTTCATCAAGGAACCACTGATAGGAATTCTTTTGAATCTCAATCAGGTTAGGCATCTCAAGCACTTCTTTTTGTCTTGAGAAGCTCATTCTCAGGCTCTTACCGGCTGGGACCGGACGCATTCTGCTTTTCTCCATTGACGTTTCACCCCTGTTTTCTTTCTAATCGTTTCTGTTTTTGGGCATAAATATGCCGTTAAGGCACACAAATCCACAATAGTGCACATTCCATAATAACATGACATTGTCAAGGTGTCAAGCATTTTTTACTTGTATTCTTCAATAAAATGTGTTATACTATTGCAGATAGGCCCAATTTACAAAATGAACTATTGGAGGTATTCCCGGTGAGCACATTTTTAAACGTATTATTAGTGATTCTTTTTATCGCAGCCGTGGCTATGGTAGTCCTTTATTTTCTCGGAAGAAAGCTGGAAAAGCGTCAAGTGGAGCAGCAGCAGGCACTGGAAGCTGCGGCACAGTCCGTATCCATGCTGGTAATCGATAAAAAGAAAATGAAGCTAAAAGATGCAGGGCTTCCTAAGATCGTGTATGAACAAACCCCATGGTATATGCGCCGCACAAAGCTGCCCATTGTAAAAGCAAAGGTTGGCCCAAAGGTCATGACACTGATCGCTGACGCCAAAGTATTCGAAGTGCTTCCGGTCAAAACAGAAGCAAAGGTTGTGGTAAGCGGTATCTACATAACCGAGATCAAGAGCCTTCGGGGCAAAGCGGTTCCACCGGCACCGAAAAAGAAAAAATTCTTGGACAGGTTTAAAAAGAGCGGAAAGTAAGATATCTGGTTTCTGTATTTGTAAATACATTAATACTCGTTTTTTAGAAAGTGATCTGTATCATAAAAAGATCTGTAGAACGCCGCAGCGCGACTGAAGTCGTACTCCGGCGTTTTTTGTTGATAAATGTTAATTCTCTGACCATAAAGCAATATCTGGTCGGTTCTTTGCAGAAAATGGAATCATGAAAATAATCTGTCCTGCTTCCTAATATATAGGAAGGAATACCAATCGCTTTACGGTATTTAAGGGCAGATATAATTTATCCTATTTGAAAATTTTTATCAATATCGGCCTGTTTTTGATGTAATAATATAAATCGTAATTGTTTTTTAATTTAGTTTGAATCTTATATTAATCTCAATCTTAAAGCTTTTTCTTTACAAATATTAATATTATGGTTGTTTTCAATTTAATTTTAAAAAACCTATTGACAAAACAGCATACATAAGATACAATCAAGCTACAAGGTAGTTAGTTAAAACTAACCTCCTGATAAGAGAACCTTTTCCATATAACATAATTAGAAACGAAAGGAGAACTATTATGTTTAATCAAATACAATTACCATACGCATATGACGCTTTAGAACCCCATATTGACGCTCTCACAATGGAAACCCATTATTCCAAGCATCACGCAGCATATACCAAAAATTTAAATGACGCTGCCCAGATGGCCGGTGTCGAAGACAAAGAAATTACCGCCCTCCTCTCCTCCCTTGACAGCATTTCCGATGAGGCTCTCAGAAAGGCCATACGAAACAACGGCGGTGGTTTTTACAATCATAACCTGTATTTTTCCACCATGAGCCCTAACGGCGGAGGGCAGCCTGTTGATCCTCTCAAGGAGGCGCTTGAAAAGTCTTTTGGCAGTTTTTCTGACTTTCAGAATCAGCTAAGCGGTCTGGCTGCCGGCCAGTTTGGATCAGGCTGGGGCTGGCTATCGGCAAACCGGGATGGTAAACTGGTCCTTTCCGCCAGTGCCAATCAGGATAACCCCCTCATGGAAGGCGGAGGCTTTGTCCCAATTCTTGGCATTGACGTTTGGGAACACGCCTACTACTTAAAATATAAGAATCTCAGAGTTGACTATATAAAAGCATTTTTCAATGTAGTTGATTGGAAGGCGGTTGCTACCAACTATGAAAACATTATAAATGGCTAAGAAAAGGAGGATTGTAATGAGCAAGAATTTATTTGAGAAACTTAATGAGTATCTGGCCAATCAGCAGGTCATGTATATGAAACTTCATAACCTTCACTGGTATGTAAAAGGCCGCAGCTTCTTCACACTTCATGCAAAGCTGGAAGAGCTGTATGACCAGACCGCCCAGATCATGGATGATGTGGCGGAGCGGCTGCTGGCTTTGGGCGGTTCCCCAGTAGCCAGCTTAAAGGAGGCACTGGCTCTCTCTTCCGTAAAAGAGCTGGAGGACGTTCCAATCTCCTCAGATGAAACCATTAAAAGCCTGATTTCGGATGTAGAATACTGGATCCGGGATACAAAGGAAATCGTCAAGCTGGCCGATGATGGAGCAACCGCAGATCAATTTAATGGATATCTAGCCGAATATCAGAAACTTTTGTGGATGTTTAAGTCGTATATCAGCTAAATTAATCCCTATAAACCTGGAAATGCCGCTTTCTGACAGTAATTTCGTCAGGAAGCGGCATTTTTATATTGAATTCCACATAAAAACGGGGCCGCTGCCCCAGGTTGATTTCTCAACTATGGTACAGCGGCCCCTGAAAAGCAACTGAAATCACTTCATTCAATGATGAATTAATCCTCTACAAATACAGCTGTGATTACTTTGTTGCTTTCTACTTTGTAGCAACGATCATCGCCGTCTTTTGCCTTGCTCTTGCTCTTCTGAACACTACCAGAGGTATTAACCAGTCTATATGTTACAGTCTTTTTATTCTCTGTTTTATCTGCAGCTTTAACCTCATAATACTCGGAATATCCCTTTTTGGTTACTTTGTCATATTCCACTTCATCTAAGAACTTCTCTGTTGTCAGAAGTTTGATTTCTGTATATTCTCCATCTTCTGTCGTAGCCTTAACTACAGAATACTTGTCGTCCTTATCAGCCTTTAACAGCATGCCTCCAAGGTAATATTTGTCACTATCAACACCAAATTTACCCTGTCCCTTGGAGCTTCCGGACTTATTGAATAAGAACTGGAAGGAATCTCCGTCAATGGTAACATTCTGCTTGCCGGTCTTCATAGCACCGTCATTGTCGCTTCCAAAATAGTACATTCTGTATTTTGCATCCGTATACAGATCAGATACGTTCTCTTTGAAATTATCTTCTGTATCAAAGTGTAATTTATCTAAGTCGTCATCACCTGCAACATCATCAATGTCAGTTGTACTGTTGCCAATAAACTTAATAGCAACCAGGCCATCCTTCATGACGCCATAGGAATCAAACGCATATTTCTTGCCATTAATGGTCTTGATTTCTGATGCAACTAATTTACCATCCTTATCGGAATAGTACCAGTTACTTTCGTCATCATCATAATCGTCCTGATTAAGATAAGAATCAGGCACAACCTGGAACCACCCCTTGGTTACTCTGGCGCCATCATCAGGGCTTCCATAATATCTGAATCCACTGGTGTATTTAGAACCTCCCTGGGCATCAGAAGCAGTGCTATCTGTTGCTTTCGCATCGGTAGGAGTAGCCTCCCAGTTAACCCATTCAGCATTCATACGGCCATATTCATCAAAGCTGTATTTTTTACCATTGATGGTCTTACCTTTTTCGTCGGTCATTTTTTTACCATTGGTCTTGAAGTAGAAATAACGTGTCTGATCTTCATCATCAAACAACTTGTCACTGGAAAAACCAGGATCTACAGCGCCATCGTAACTATTATCCACGATATCCAGATACGCCCATTCGCCAACTTTCTGGGCACCATCATTCTCATCTCCGCAATAGTAAATACCGTCACGCCACTTGTCATCACCAGTTACTCTTTCGCCGCTGTCGTCAATCCAGCCATACAGCATTTTGCCTTCATCATCAAAGATATATTTCTTTCCGTTAACAGTCTTGAAAGAAGCATTGTTTCCGTTACTGGAGCTCTTAAAAGCTTTACCATTAGATCCGAAGTAGTACCAGTGATTCATTGGTTCTTCATCATCATCATCGCCGCCGTCATAATCATCATTTTCTACGGAAACCCACTTATTAGCTACCATAGCACCGTTCTCATCTACATAATAGTAGTTGTCACTGTATTCAACAACAACATCGGTAGCCATCTCGCCGTCTTCGTTTAAGTAGAACCAGTTATCTCCTGATTTCTCCCATTTCTCTGTCTCTAAATCTCCGCTCTTGTCATAGTACACCCATGTTCCATTCTCTTCCTGCCAGCCGGTTGCTGCGAAAGAGGACATAGAAGCACCTAAAGCCAGCAGCGCTGCTGTGGATAATACAGCAACTAATTTGGTCTGCTTTCTCATAATTAATGCACTCTCCTTTTTTTCTTTTTGAAATATTTTTCGAAATTCCTAATTGCATTACGAGGTAATTATACTTCTAATATTGGAAATTATCGTAAGCAACGGGCTATTTAAGCGCATTTATTCAATATTTATTACAGTTTTTTCGAATTTTTCTTGATTATTTTTCTAAACACCTATATACTTATGTTAAACTGTTTTTGCATCAAACTATAAGGAGAATAAAGACATGGTAAAAGAATACGCCGTAACTAGTTCAGAAGCTGAAAACAAAAGTGTCGTCGAGCAAAGCCTTGATGATTTTCGTGACTACCTGGAGTTCAACAACATGTCCTCCAATACCGTTCACGTATATTTATTTGCAGTAAAACAATTTCTTGGGTTATATCATGTGATCAGCCATGACAATCTCATGCTTTATAAATGTTACCTTATGGAGCATTACAAACCCCAGACAGTCAACTTAAGAATCAGGGCTCTTAATTGTTACACAGAGTCTTTACAGCTGTCCTCATCGAAAATGCTGATGATTCGGATTCAGCAGAAAACATTTCTGGAAAACGTTATCAGTCAGGCTGATTACGAGTACTTAAAAAAATGTCTGATACGTTCCGGAAACATGCTGTATTATTTTGTCATACGTTTTATGGCAGCCACAGGCGTCCGGGTCAGCGAGCTGGTCCAGATTAAAGTAGAGCATGTAAAACGCGGTTATATGGATATTTACTCTAAGGATAATAAAATAAGAAGAATCTACATACCCAAAAGTCTCCGGGACGATGCTTTAAAATGGCTGCGCCAGATTGACCGAGTAAGCGGATACGTATTCTTAAACCGTTACGGAGATCCGATCACGCCTGCCGGAATCCGGGGCCAGCTGAAAAAATTTACAGTCCTCTATGATTTGGATCCCAAAGTGGTTTATCCCCATTCCTTCCGTCACCGCTTTGCCAAGAACTTCATTGAATGCTGTGGGGACATTTCTATGCTTTCGGATATTTTAGGACATGAAAGCATTGAAACTACAAGGATCTATCTTCACCGGAGCAGTACGGAACAAAAGCAAATCGTCAATCAAATTGTGAATTGGTAGGATAATATGTTAAATGAAGAATTACTGAATGATTTTAAGAAATTTCTGAAGAAAAAGAATTTATCAAATAATACTATTACGGCCTATGCGGGCAGTGTCCGGCTTTTTTACAGTATGTATAAGGAAATCACACCGGAGAGTCTTCAGCGTTACAAAAGCTACCTGATTACCCGCTACCGGCCGGCAACCATCAACCAGCGGATCTATGCCATGAATCACTTTTCCCGTTTTCTGGCAGAAACCAATGGAGAGGAATATATTTTAGTCGCCTCTTACCATCTGCCTTCGGTAAAAGTCCAGCAAAAAACGTTCCTGGATACCGTTATTTCTAATGAGGATTACGAGATTTTTAAAGAGAAGTTAAAAGAAGAGAAGAATTATTTCTGGTATTTTATTGTCCGCTTTCTGGCAGCCACAGGCGCCAGGGTCAGTGAATTGATCCAAATCAAGGTAGAGCATTTAAACCTGGGCTATCTGGACCTTTATTCCAAAGGAGGAAAGGTGCGCCGAATCTATTTTCCAGATTCCCTATGTGAAGAGGCGCTGGAATGGTGCCACAACCAGGGCAAACAAAGCGGTTTCCTCTTTTTAAACAAAGAAGGACGTCTGATCACCCCGCGGGGAATCAATTTTCAGCTGAAGCATCTGGCCAGGCGCTATGGAATAAATCCTGACACGGTTTATCCTCATTCCTTCCGCCACCGTTTTGCCAAAAACTTTTTGGCCTGTTTTAATGATATTTCTCTTTTGGCGGATTTAATGGGACATGAAAGCATTGAGACTACCAGGATTTATCTCACCCGTTCCAGCCAGGAGCAGCAGCAGATTCTGGACGAAATTATCACATGGTAAACAACTTTTTTGTAATCTTGTTTATTTTTCCACATTTTTACAGTATAATTTCGGAAAGGAGGATAATATACCATGATAATTTCTTTTCGTTTTAAAAACTTTCGTTCCTTTCTGGATGAAACTTTTATTGATATGAAAGCGGTTAATTACAAGGAACATCCAAATCATCTGGTAATGGCCGGTAACAAAAAACTGCTTAAAACGCTGGCCATATATGGAGCAAATTCCAGCGGCAAAACCAATATTTTTCTCGCTTTTACCAGCTTTCACTCTTTTATCTTCTGGCAGCTTTTTTCAATGGAGGACATTCCCAGAAAACATTTTATGTCGCTCTTACAGATTAGCTCTTTGGATAGAATTCTTCCATTCCTGGATGAGAAAATTAACACCCAGCCAACGGAAATGGAGCTTACCTTTATTAGCGGGGAGCGGGTTTATGAATATGGCTTCTCTGTCCTGAACAAGAAAGTTCTCACGGAAAACCTGGCCGTGGATAACCATGTGGTATTCACACGGAATGCCGATGAAATTACCATCGGACGCCAGTATGAAAAAGTGTTACGGCAGAAGACAGGAATCCGTCCTCACGAGGACCGGTTATTCTGTTCTATTTTAACATGCCTGGATATTCCCGAGATCACGGCATTCATGGAGCCTTTTGAGTCCTTTTTTTCGAAGCAGATCGCATATTATTGTGATTTTCTTGAACCATTCCAGCTTGCGGGCCATCTGGTCATGGATGGAAGGGCATACAAAGCCCTTGAAAACCCGGAGGCTCTTAATTATGCCTTGGGGCAGCTAAGAAAGCTGGGAATCCCAGCAGAAGAGCTTATTATTGAAAAGGGAATCCCCAAGCTCGGATACCGGGTGAAATCCCGGGAGACCGGCGAGTACCGAATACAATATATGGACTACACAAAGGTTTCCCTGGGCACTATGAAATACCTTCAATTATTCATTCAGGTTTATCATCTGTCCCAGGAGGGTGGTGTTCTGATGATTGATAACATATCAAATGAATTCCATCCGTCTGTTACAAAGTTTTTTATTGATACTTTTCAGAAGGACAAAAATTTAAACATACAGATTCTTTTCACGACCTACGATATTTCTATCTTAAATAACCAGCAGTTTCGACGGGATGAAGTAGCTTTTGTAGATATGAATGAATATCATGAATCCAGGCTCTACACCTTAGCAGACATAAAGGTCCGGTCTGACGCCAGCTTCTCCAAGGACTATCTTTTAGGCAAATATGGAGCGATCCCGCTTCTCAAAGAATCCGTTCAATAGATAGAATGAAAAAGGCATACTGCCAATTGGCAGATGTCTTTTTTTAATTTAAGAGACGAAAGTCTGCTGTGGCTTTGGAGTGAATATCAAGCACTATGTTGCATTCCGAAACATGCTGATAATTGATATCAAGGGAATATGCCACCCGCACCTTTAAGCTGTCCTCTTCCTCATGAATCTGAATATCCTTTGTGTTGATCCCGATCATCAGTTCTCCAATGGGGGTGGCATAGCAGGACATATTTTTTTTATCCTTTTCAAATGTCATATGAACGCTGGAACTTCCGCGTTTGATGATATCCAGCCCCGACTGATGGATCTTAATGGTGTTCTTGGTCACTCCCCCTGTATCTTCCTGGATCTCGTCATACAGAATGTAGTGCTTGCCGTTTTTTAAAAAATAATCGCCGGCTGTGATCATCTCAACTGAATTGCTGTCGTCTTCTGCAATCTGCATCCCGCTGATGCTGATGAGAACATCTCTTGTCATAATAAAACTCCTTTAGTACTCCTCAATATTGATTTGTTTTGTCTCTTTTACCTGTCCCGGAAGGATGGAGGCAGCAAAACTGGTGAACTTCTCTGCCAGGTCGCTGACATAGAAACGGTATTTTTCCAGATCACTGCTGTCCTGTCCGCATAAAAGGCCATTTTCGTCCAAAATCTGTTTTAACTCCAATGCAGTTTCATATGCAGGGTTCACCAACGTCACCTCTGGTCCCATGAGCCTTCCCACGGTAGAACGGAGAAGGGGATAGTGGGTACAGCCCAGTACCAGTGTGTCAATATATTTTCCTTTTAATTCACTTAAGTATCTGGAAGCGATTTCATCGGTAACAGAATCATGCAAAAGCCCTTCTTCCACCAGCGGAACCAAAAGAGGGCATGGTTTTCCGGTCACTTCAATATCTTCTCTCATTTCCTTCATCACTCTGGTATATACTCCGCTTCGTATGGTCCCTTCTGTCCCAATGATGCCGATCTTCCCGTTTTTCGTTGACTCTATGGCGGTTCTTGCTCCTGCATGGATCACGCCCACAACAGGAATGTCCACTTCCTTTTCTACCGCCTCGAGGGCGCAGGCGGTGGCGGTATTACAGGCAATCACGATTGCCTTCACATCCTGGGTCATGAGAAAGCGGATGATCTGTCTGGTAAAACGAATTACTGTGCTGCAGGATTTACTGCCATAAGGCACCCTTGCAGTATCTCCAAAATATACGATTCTTTCATCCGGCATCTGCCGCATGATCTCCCGTGCAACTGTCAGCCCGCCTACACCTGAATCAAATACTCCTATAGGTGAATTTCTGTCTGCCATTAATTTTCCTCTTTCCCGCCCTGCTTTTCACATAAATGTCTTCCGACAGGACGTTCCTCCTATATCCTGTAACGGTCCATTGCATGCTCCAGCAGCCGGTCAACCAATTGATCCTTATTCATTCCAGCCGATTCCCAGAGCATGGGATACATGCTGATCGCCGTAAATCCGGGCATGGTATTGATCTCATTGAATACTACACTGCCATCCTTTTTCACAAAAAAGTCAACTCTTGCCAGACCATAGCCGTCTACAGCCTGGAAAATGGCCATAGCAGCTTCTCTTACCCGCTCTGTGGCCCCCTCTGGCAGAACCGGGTCTACAACCGTTCTGGAGTCAGAGTTGTTATACTTCGCATCAAAATCATAGAACTCCGCTGCCGCAAGGATCTCCCCTACTCCAGAAGCTTCTACCGGTACGTTTCCGCCTCCGAATACGGCGCATTCAATTTCCCGTCCGACAATCATCTCTTCTACCAGAATCTTGCGGTCATGATTTGCAGCTTCTACCAAAGCCTCCATAAGTTCTTTCCTGTCACCCGCACGGCTTACTCCCTTGGAAGAGCCTGCATTGGAAGGCTTTACAAACACTGGGTAAGAGAACTTCTCCTCTACCCTTCCTGCAACCGCCTCTATGTCCTTTAAATCATGGCGCATCACCGGCACATAGGCCGCCTGAGTGATTCCCAGATCATCTGCAACGATCTTTGTATATAATTTATCCATGGAAATAGCAGAGGCAAGCACCCCGCAGCCAACATATGGAATCCCCGCCAGCTCCAAAAGCCCTTGAACGGTTCCATCCTCTCCAAATAATCCATGGAGCACCGGGAATACCACATCAACCCTGACGACCTCTGTCTTTTCCCCGTCCATCAGAATAACACCGCTCATAGTTGCATCAGGAGAGATTACTGCTGAAACCGTACCATTTTTCCATGTGCCTTTTTCTATATCTTCTACAGAATCCGTTTTTATCCAACGGCCTTCTTCTGTGATCCCAATTAAAACTACATCGTATTTCTCTCTATTAATATGGTTAATAACATTGACCACTGACATACAGGATACAATATGCTCTGATGACTGGCCGCCGAATAGTACAACCGCAGTTTTTCTATCCATTTTACTCTCCTCAT is a genomic window of Lacrimispora sphenoides containing:
- a CDS encoding D-alanine--D-alanine ligase family protein codes for the protein MDRKTAVVLFGGQSSEHIVSCMSVVNVINHINREKYDVVLIGITEEGRWIKTDSVEDIEKGTWKNGTVSAVISPDATMSGVILMDGEKTEVVRVDVVFPVLHGLFGEDGTVQGLLELAGIPYVGCGVLASAISMDKLYTKIVADDLGITQAAYVPVMRHDLKDIEAVAGRVEEKFSYPVFVKPSNAGSSKGVSRAGDRKELMEALVEAANHDRKILVEEMIVGREIECAVFGGGNVPVEASGVGEILAAAEFYDFDAKYNNSDSRTVVDPVLPEGATERVREAAMAIFQAVDGYGLARVDFFVKKDGSVVFNEINTMPGFTAISMYPMLWESAGMNKDQLVDRLLEHAMDRYRI